Genomic segment of Citrus sinensis cultivar Valencia sweet orange chromosome 7, DVS_A1.0, whole genome shotgun sequence:
CAGTAACGAACTCTATGGTGTGGATGGAAATGTTGGGCAGGGAACAAATATTACTAGATCGATTGGAGTTGGAACAACTAGGTAATGGCGTAGTGCCAAATTTAATCTGCTAATTAGTATTTGATTACCATACCATAATCTTCGATTTGACAAGTAAAAAAATCCTTTAGACCTTTATTTTCCGAATCTTGTTATAAAATCTGTGGTATACAAAATCACACTAGAGGAACAAATTGATGGTAATGAACGTGGGGGCCTGTGCTATAGGGAGATCAAGCTTctttactgtttttttttgtatttatttaaatgatcTTCTTCACTGGTATTATTtgaacattttatttgatgtatttaaattagattttcattagatatttttaagtttctttAATTACACTTTTGGCGAGAATTCTTTCGCTAAAGAAAGTAGATAGAATGGAAAAACGGAGTGTGTTGATAATGCTTCCCACCTACCAATTGTAATACACGATAATAACCCAGATGTATACAACTCTTAATTAAATCTAGGTAACACGAGATTATTCTCTGACGGAAATTAGActctcttttaaaatattaaccGAAAACCATAAGCCTGTAATTCCGAGATCCCTCATTTCTTCGTATGTAGAGTCATACAAGACCAGTCGCTTGTCACTTGATTGTAACAAAAATTCACCTTTTCTCCAAAATGTAAGTGGCTGATAGGTTTCTATAAAAGGTCCAAAAGTAAATTGTTTGGTCCAAGACCTCCCTTTCATTATCCATAAGTCAAAAGAATGTGCCATCTCTTCTGAGTATAGTATAGAAAGATAATCGTCATATATTCCTAGCATCCAAGGTCTCATTGCTGATTCataataatttagtaattGAGGAATATTTGGCCCTTGTATTACTTGAAAAACCTCGTCAGTCATACTAAACTTGAGAATTTCTTTGTAATAATCAGGACGATGCACTACCCAATAACAAAATCCATTTAAGTATACATCATCTGCCCCTTCAAATCTATAATGACGACTCATTGGAAAGCCTCCCAAATCTCTCCAGCAGTTGGTAGTAAAGTTGTACACAGCAGCTGGAGAGAATTCATCATAAGTCCATTGTCTGTTTTCATCCCACAACGTGAGTACCAAAACCAACTTGAAGTCATTAGCAACGGGATCTACGCCAAGGCCATAATAAGAAGAGTGAGCCCTTGTATCACATGGAAGGCGAACTTTGTACCTTGGGACAACTCTGTATTCATCCATCGAAACGTTCCATAGGTTTATGTGAGTATGATCTcccaataataaaaatataccaTCATAAGGCCCAGTTGTATTTCCTTTCATTGTAGGCTCAAGATCTTGAATATGTAAGTCCGTCAGTGTCTTATCAGGGAATATAGAGAAATAAGTAATTAGGTCGTTAAACGGATCTGTATCATACGGATTCTTATACGTACAGTAAATCATGAGACGCATACTATTATCTCTTTTGAGatgcttgtaaataaaattaggatcCTTAACTAAACAATACCAAGATTTACAAACGCACCTAAAGCGCATCAATGATTTTACAGGCAACCTGGACAGAGTCTCAACCATCACATCATCAGATAAATCTCCATAACCTGTCGTCACCGTCGTGTCtctctccatttttttctaaacCAAATCAATGCCTTTTCCTGCCATAATAATCAGCGAACTAGATTTTGTAAGACACCAATTTTAATACGACAATGACAAGGAATGGCCAAACATTACCTACTTACATAATCTTGATGCTGGATTTTTGACAGGGATATTGAACATACGGAGCGTAAGAATCTTCTTTACGTTTACGGTTCTTTAAATAAGACATTGTATTTGAAGTttcaaaaaatagatttaatacACATGCAAAAAATTTCCTCCAaggttttcttttgattttaaatcagTTCTgcacattaattaaattacatttatttattattattgctttaaaaCTTGTTGGTAAGTTTATTTTGGTATTTAATGCAATTCTTCAGGCATAAACTATGTTTGatgcaaaatcaaacaattataTATCAAAAGTCTAAAGcaatatctcaaaatatataataattcgTACCCGATAGAGTGTCTATGAATTAATCCATAGTCCCGAATATGGTCAGagagatttgaaaaagaaatccaccatgatcaaatattttaaaaatcgaGCTTTCCAAATCAAAGGAAAAGCTTCCTTCTCAAACGATCAAGGTATTTATAACCCTACAGAGATTTTgatctttctttcctttttatttttcttttttctaatagGGAGCTTTGGATcttgaaaataaggaaaattgcTGAAAATTGGGATAATTGTGGATGGGCTTAAACTTCGCAACTATATTTGACTATTAGAGAAACTATTTATTACAAAGACATTTTTTAAGGTCAAAGTATAAAAGTTAGATAAACTTATATAAAaagacaattttttaaaaccccTATCTAAAAGTTAGATAAACTTAtgtaaaaagattttttttaaaaaaaaaattccacttTAAGTGTACTGCAACTTTAACCTTTATATAAAATGCGAATTTGTAGTGGATTGATAAACTTATGGAAaccttaaaatatatatttagcaATTAGGAAAACCCAATGTTAGAAAAATTCCAACAAGCCACcacaaaattattcaaaatcgAAATAGGGACCCAActattaaaaactcaaataagTTTAATTCTAATTCAACAATGTATCGAAATAGAAAAGTTATTTTCTCATGATCAAACTTAGACCGGGCAATATATAGTTAAAAACAGAGTTCGTGTGTTTGGATACAGAGAAAATGTATGAACCAGAGAGAAAATGTTGAGAGTATTCGAAGagcaaaaatgagaaaaaatgatttgttatattattgatCTTGATGACAACTgttgtatatatacataatctGGAATGGTATACACGCGTTGTGTAtgtgaaaaacaaaatcaaggcTCAGTTACTAAACCGTTATTAACAACTAAAACTAACCAGCTGACTCAGCAAGTTACACATCAGCAAtactaacaaacaaaaactaattagCTCGTTAATTCTATAACTCCATAATATGAACTATCTTAACAGCCCCCTTCAAGCTCAAGGTCTGGGAAGAACATTGAGCTTGGACCTAAGATAGTTAAATTGATCAACAGCTAATGGTTTAGTGAGGATATCGGCAACTTGTTCACAACTAGGAACATGGTTAATTTCAACTTCCTTTCTAGCAACATGTTCTCTGATGAAGTGCAAATCAagttcaatatgttttgtttttgagtgGTACTTTGGATTGCTTGCCAATGCTTCAGCACTTTTGTTATCACATTTAAGTTCTGGAGTCTGTAGCAGCTGCACTTGCAGCTCTTTGAATAAGTATGTAATCCAAAGTACTTCTGAAGTAGTCAAGGCCAAAGCTCTATATTCAGATTCTGCTGTACTTCTGGAGACTATTTGCTGCTTCTTGGAAGACCAGGAAATGAGATTGTTGCCTAAGTAAACACAATAGCCTCCAATTGATTTCCTGTCATCCAAATCTGATCCCCAGTCAGCATCTGAGAATGCTGTCAATGTGAGCTTTCCAGTGTGATAGAACTGCAAACCATAATTTGCTGTCAACTGAAGATATCTTAATACTCGTTTGCAAGCTTGCCAATGAAACACAGAAGGAGCTGTGAGAAATTGGCTAAGCTTGTTAACAGAAAAGGCTATTTCAGGCCTTGTCAAAATGACATACTGTAGAGACCCCACTATGCTCCTATACAGAGAAGGATTTTCAAAAGGTGTCCCCTTGTCTTTAGTTAGCTTCTCAGTTGAGCTCATAGGTGTTTGACATCCCTTGCTATCCAGCATCTGTGCCTTCCTAAGTAAATCACCAATATATTTGGTCTGAGAAAGATGAAGTCCTTCAAGTGATGGTGTGACTTCTAGACCaagaaaatagttaaattcCCCAAGGTCTTTGAGGGCATATTCTGTTCCTAACTGATGAACAATTCTTTCCACAAATCTGGTATGTGATCCAGTGACtaatatatcatcaacatagatAATAACTACAACCAATTCTCCTTCAGTGTGTTGGATGAATAAAGAAGTGTCTGATCTGGAAGTATGAAAACCCCACTGCAACATTGAGCTCTTCAACTTTTCATACCAagctcttggagcttgtttgAGTCCATAAAGAGCCTTTTTCAGTTTACACACATGAGTAGGAAACTGAGGATGAAGAAATCCCTCTGGTTGTGACATAAACACCTCTTCACTGAGAATGCCATTTAGAAAGGCATTATTCACATCAAGTTGTCTTATAGGCCAGTGATTCATAACAGCAAGGCTCAAGATGACTCTGATTGTGCATGGCTTAACAACTGGACTGTATGTTTCAAAGAAGTCCACACCTGGAGTTTGATGAAAGCCCTTTGCAACAAGCCTAGTTTTATGCTTAGATATACTGCCATCAGGGTTGTACTTGATCCTAAACACCCATTTGTTGCCAATAATCTTCTGTGCTGCTTCTTTAGGAACTAACTCCCAGGTTTCATTGACTTGCAAAGCATCAAATTCTGCTTGCATAGCTTGCTTCCACTTTGGATCACTCAAAGCTAATTTGACTGAGGTAGGTTCAAGCTCTTGTGAAACTGCTAAGTAGGATTTAGGCTTGAATATGCCAGCTTTGGATCTTGTGACCATGGAATGAGTGTTATGAACAGGAGGAGAGATTTGTGTTTGAGTGGAGGTAGAAGGATGATGTGTTGAGCAGGGTTCTGTGTTTGTTGGTGGAGGAGTGGATGATATACTGTGTGAGGAGATAGAAGGTGATGTGTGTAGGGCAGTAGAATCAGAACCTGCACCTGAATCAGGAATGCTTGCAGATGGATATGTAGAGCTGCTGTCTTGAGAGAAAGACTGATAATTCAGAACTGCAAAGGGATTTTCAGACTGTGGAAATTTAGAAGATGAGCTGACAGTTTTATGAGAGGTAAACAGCTCAGTGTATGGAAACTCAGACTCATTAAATTGAATATTCCTTGCAACATAGACTTTTCCAGTAGGATCTAGGCATTTATAACCCTTGTGAATAGGACTATAACCTATCATAAGACATTTTTGGGTATGGAAACTGAGTTTATGCTTGTTGTAAGGCTTGAGCAGAGGGAAACAAGAACAACCAAAGGTCTTAAGAAATTGATAGTCTGGTTTTCTGTTATGAAGTTTTTCAAATGGAGAGATGTTGTTCAAGACAGGTGTTGGTAATCTATTGACAAGAAAGGATGCTGTATGAAAGGATTCCCACCAAAGAGAAAGAGGCATTTGAGCTTGAGCAAGTAATGTTAGCCCTGTTTCAACAATGTGCCTATGCTTCCTTTCTACTACCCCATTTTGGTGATGTGTATGAGGGCAACTATGTCTGAAACTTATCCCTTCTTGTTGAAGAAATGTTACAAAGCTTCTAAATTCTCCCCCCCAGTCTGACTGTACAGATTTAATGGAAAGGTTAAATTGTTTTTCGACCAAggttttgaagttttgaaagGTTTCTAAGGCTTCTGATTTGAAAGTTAAAGGAAAGATCCAACAGTATCTGGTGTAATCATCTACAAAGCTGATGTAGTATCTATATCCATGTAAAAAGGAGGGCATGGGAGATGGTCCCCAAAGGTCAGTATGTATAAGCTCCAGGGGTACTGAGGTTTTAATTCTAGTTGAATAAAAAGATAACTGATGAAGTTTTCCATACTGACATGCATCACAGAAATCAGGTAAAGTTATAGAAGACTTAAGAGACAAATGaggtataatatttttcaaagcatGTTTGTTTGGATGCCCAAGTCGTTGATGCAGTAAGTTTCCACAAACAACAGATTTGGTAATGTTTACATGACTCTTAGAATTTACTGATTCAGTACAAGCTTTATTTTCAGCTTTATTTGACAGAACAAAAGCTGAATTACTAATAACAGAAATCATTGATCTAGGTACATAGGCTAGAGAACAGGATTTGGAAAGAAAAGTATCTTTTGACAACAGTTGATACAATCCTTCTTTAGCAATCCCTTGAGCCAGATGCACAGTCTTCTTCTTGTCCTTAATGAAACAAAGATTGGCAACAAACTCAATGGTTATGTCATTATCTTTCAAAAGTGTTGAAATAGTAATGAGGTTTTTGGTTATTGCAGGCACATATAAGATGTCATTTAAGTGTAAAAGTGAGTCACATGATGTATGAAAGCAAGCATATCCAATATGTGATATATTCAAACCTTCCCCATTACCAACATGTAATAGCTGATTACCTGAATACTTCATTCCCATATTCAGATTCTGCAGATTGTTGGTGAGATGGTGAGTAGCaccactgtccaagtaccatccTTGATCAGCTAAGCCACCCTCTGAAGTTGTGAGAAAAGCAGCTTTTGTGTTTGACTGATAAGGGTTGAAGTTTGAGGGTGGATATGCAGGAGTGAAATCTTTGTTAAACCTGTTCCTACACTCAGCTGCAGTGTGCCTTGGCTTGAAACAAATTTGACAGATGACAGCAGGAGAATTCTGAACACCTTTGTTACCATTAAAGGCACCATTTTGACCAAATACACCATTGCCACTGTCATTCCAGTCACCTCTTCCTTGTCCAGAATAATTCCTGTTGAAATTGCCATTATTCCAGTGATTACCATCAGACCAGTTACCTCTTCCTTGGCCTGTAACACCTCTGCCAAAACCACCTCTTCCTCCATTATTGCTATTATAGCCTCCTCTGCCACCATTGTTCCCATTCCAGTTGACATTTTGATTCCAGTTACCAAAACCTcctccattattattattgtagcCTCCTCTGCCCCCATTATTTCCATTCCAATTGGCATTTTGGTTCCAATTACCATAACCACCTCCAGTATTGCCATTAAATTTCTTGTTAGGTCCAGTCTGAGCCATATTGGCAGTATAGTTCAACTTAGCTTCTTTATTAGCATTTTGTTGATTACTCTCTATTCTAGCCTCATGAGTTAAAAGCATAGAATATGCTTCATTTACtgacattttcaacatattaGCTTCTATGTATACAACCACAGGATAATATGGCTGTCCTAATCCACATATCAGATGAGTTATAAAATCTAGATTGGTTACAGGACTTCCAGCCAAAGCAAGTTCATCACTCACAGCCTTAAGTTTGCTAAAATACTCAGTGATTGTCATTGATCATTTTTTGAGATTATTAAGTAGCATTTTCAGATGTACTTTCTTAGCACCTGTTTCTGATCTAAATTGTTCTTCAATGTTAGTCCAGAGTTCATTAGATGAGTTAGAATTTACCACTAGACTGAGAATTTCAACACTGATCGATGACATCAACCAGCTCAGCAGCAACTGATCCTGCCTTTTCCAGTTATTGAACTCTGGATTTTCCTGTGGCTCAGCTGCAGTTACTCGATCTGAACTTAAGCTTGCTTCTTCTTGATTGTGAAACTGATTTGGACACTTTCTAGTTCCATCAAGAAGAGATTCAAGTCCATTGGCTCGAATTGTAGAAAGGATCTGAGATTTCCAGATTGTGTAGTTTGATCTGTCTaatttgattggatttgtgaAGGTAAAAGAAGAAACAGTTTGATTAATGTTTGGATTTGAGCTTGAAGAAGCCATGGCAGCTTGGATcatagctctgataccaagttAAAAAACAGAGTTCGTGTGTTTGGATACAGAGAAAATGTATGAACCAGAGAGAAAATGTTGAGAGTATTCGAAGagcaaaaatgagaaaaaatgatttgttatattattgatCTTGATGACAACTgttgtatatatacataatctGGAATGGTATACACGCGTTGTGTAtgtgaaaaaca
This window contains:
- the LOC107178882 gene encoding putative F-box protein At3g16210; its protein translation is MERDTTVTTGYGDLSDDVMVETLSRLPVKSLMRFRCVCKSWYCLVKDPNFIYKHLKRDNSMRLMIYCTYKNPYDTDPFNDLITYFSIFPDKTLTDLHIQDLEPTMKGNTTGPYDGIFLLLGDHTHINLWNVSMDEYRVVPRYKVRLPCDTRAHSSYYGLGVDPVANDFKLVLVLTLWDENRQWTYDEFSPAAVYNFTTNCWRDLGGFPMSRHYRFEGADDVYLNGFCYWVVHRPDYYKEILKFSMTDEVFQVIQGPNIPQLLNYYESAMRPWMLGIYDDYLSILYSEEMAHSFDLWIMKGRSWTKQFTFGPFIETYQPLTFWRKGEFLLQSSDKRLVLYDSTYEEMRDLGITGLWFSVNILKESLISVRE